AGACTCAGGATATTAGAAGGGGGCAAAACTGAATGATGTTCTAAGGGAAGAGCTTGTTAAGAAACAGAATATTCACAAGCAAGTGAAACAACAGGAAGTTCTAAGTAAGCTCCTTCACCTCAGAAAGCAAACAACACAATGGCTTCAGGAAGCTACTGAAACTGAGCaggctcctccctctccaaatACATATAAGCAATAAGGACTCTATGGCAAGCTGAACTACCCAGAAGAAACAGGGGCTAGCCAAGTAGCCTGGAAGAATGAGCTACCTGGAAAGATACTGTCCAACCTATTGAGCTGACTGTAGGTTGTGCAGTGCAGTCCAGGTTTTCAGTTTACATGAGCTATTACCCATGCAGAGGTGGACTTCGATAACTCAGCTGTCTTTGAGCCATTTATTCTCATTAAGTTGACTCCTTTTACCCAGTCTTGCAAGTAACACTAACAAAACTCAAGGTGGACTTTGGTGGTGTCCATACTTTGATCTGTCATCAGATCTCTGTATAGCATGATAGATGTTTGTTAATGTCTATCCAGGAATAATGTCACAAAATAATTGGGTACAAGATTAAGAGATCATTCATTAGTGAGGATAGTGGGGTGAGCAGTTGGGGAGGGATGATTGTATGCAGATGCAAACTCTTCTATGAAgtaatcaaaaaaattaaattgcattCTGTAAATCCCTGGCTTATGTAAAACCAAACCATCACCACCCTAAAAaatcaaaactcaaaacaaacagcaacaaggGCAAAAAATCCAAACAAGTGCAGGGTTATTTTAACTCAGATATTATGACATttccagcattgttctttttccTCATTATTGCTTTCTTCAGCCAATGTCTCTTGTGTTtccatatgatttttaaaaatattttgcaatgATTCCATTGAATCTATTAACTCTGTTAATCCATGCATACGAGAGGTATTTCcatcttctatttctctttttaatatttataatttccaaTGTAGAAATATTTCACTTCCTCAGTTAGGTTTGTTCCTGGGTTCTTTAAATGATATTATAAATGGGACTTTGTTCTAAATGCCCTCTCAACAAGTTGATTGTTGATTTGTTGAAAGCCTGCTGATTTTTGTTAGCTCTGTAAATTAAGGTTCTAAGAAAGTCTTCTGGTGAAACTTTTAGTTCCTTTCTATACACAATGTTAACTATAAATCAGGATAATTTGTGTTCCTTTCTTTTCgtttgtatcttttatttttctttctctttccttgattccttcctttctcctgacttagTTAAGAGTTCAAGAATAAGGCCACACCAATTGGAAGTGAGTTGTCTTCCAGCTGAACTCCCTAGATTCTGTTCCCAAAGACCCATTCCactgtccttccttcccacctcaTCACCTGGCCtgaggctgggcccttccccaacCATGGCAGACTTCTGTGCTTAAGTGCAGGCCACACCAGTCAGAAGAACAGGAGAGTAACCCGCCTTCCAGCTGAACTGCCCCACTCCCTAGATTTTGTTCCCAAAGACTCATTCCACTCCCTGCCCTCTCCCACCTCATTTCCTGCTCTGCTGCTGAGACCCCAGGTGTGGACCCTCCACTCTACATGTGTAGGCCACACTAGTCAAAAGAACAGGTGCAGGTTATACCAGTCAGAAGAGAGCCTCTGCTGCACTAAAGGCCAAGCTAGCCACCCAAAGGCCAGCCCCCAACTAGAACAGACTCTACTAGGTGAGAGGTAACACCAACCACATGATACCAAGgccacaaaagccagaagaccaaagagaaaagagacaataaagaacaataaagaacaccatctaacaaagacaaacccagaaatcagcacctataCCTGTAATTATCCCAAATTCAGATGCCTAAAGGCCAGTGTAAGAGGACAATTAATTATATCCATGGCAATATGAGGCCACCATATGACAGCAAGACCCAAATATTCGAATGCAGCTGAAGCACACGAAGAAGACCttcaaaacaattttataaagatgatagaggtccctaaagaggaaatgaaaaaatcctttaaagaaatggaggaaaagacagctcaaaaatttggaggaaattgataaatcccttaaagaatgccaggaaagacaaaagaacaaacaaaacaccaaacaggtgaaggaaactatTCGAGACATGAAAATCTAAACAgatgtaataaagaaaacatgagggaattctggaaataaaaaatctgggtaagcaaacaggaactacagagcaAGCATCAGCAACAGAatatgagagaagagagaatctcaggcattgaagataccatagaagaaaaagatccatcagccaaagaaaatgttaaacctaAACATACATAAATGCTTAAATGCACTCAAAGAGCATTCAAAcagaaagcagtctcctttaccaatttgttcgagggtacagcctaccttctcttctaggagtttcagtgttgttgaatttatgttgaggtccttgatccatttgggcttaagttttgtgcattgcaatcgagaggatgtggagaaagaggaactctcctccattgctggtggtagtgccaacttatacaaccactttggaaatcagtatggcagtttctcaggaaaatgggaatcagtctacctcaagatccaggaattcctctcttgggcatatacccaaagactgcacattcagacaacaaggacatctgttcaactatgttcataacaacattatttgttttttaatcattttttatttgaatcagaaataagattgttttacatgacaatcccggtTCCCTTCTTCCACCCGCCCTCCCCTACcgcgccccccaactaaaaccctacctatcccatatcctttcttctattcttcccctgactcaaactttctgctccctcatgaactctgcatccttcctcttcttcccttctcattctcatagatctctccccctcttcccgtgatctcaatttgctcaggggactgtgaccctttccccttctccaggggaccatgtatgtctctcttagggtcatccttgtttactagcttctctggcagtatggattgtaggctgtaatcctttatgtctaaaatctacatatgagtgaatacatatcatgtttgtctttttgtgattggcttacctcgttcagaatggtttcttctagttcatcctggaaatttcaagattccattgttttttcctcccACTGagagtactcaattgtgtaaatgtaccacattttctctatccattcttcagctgaagggcatctaggctggttccagtttctggctattacaaatagtgctgctatgaacatcgttgaacagatgtccttgttgtatgaatgtgcttcttttgggtatatgcctaagagtggaattgctggatcttgtggtagactgattcccattttcttgaggagtcgccatactgatttccaaagtggctgtacaagttggcactcccaccaccagtggagaagtgttcccctttctccacatcctctccaacataaactgtcattggtgttcttgattttggccattctgacaggagtaagatggtatctcaaagttgttttgatttgcatttccttgatggctaaggatgttgaacactgtcttatgtatctttcagccattttagattactctatagagaattgtctatttagttttgtaccccactttttaattggattgtttggtgttttggagactagcttcttgagttctttgtatatgcccaaagaatgcacactcatacaataaggacatatgttcaacaattgataaatgggacctcctgaaactgagaagcttctgtaaagcaaaggacacagtcagcaagacaaaacgccagcccacagaatgggaaaagatattcacccaccccacatctgacagagggctgatcaccaaaatatacaatgaaatcaagaagctagccaccaaaacaccaaacaacacaattaaaagatggagtgcagaactaaatagagaattctcaacagaggaatctaaaaaggctgaaaaacacttgagaaagtgctcaacatccttagctgtcagggaaaggcagctcaaaaccactctgagatacgatcttactcctatcagaatggctaaaatcaataacaccaacgACAGTCACTTAACTCTTGACTAAAAGAAATAGTTTGTTGTTTGAATGTATTCTCTAATTggtgagaaagaaatataaaaggtAATCTGTGACTTAATGTTCAGTagtgttttttaatgaaattgaGTGCACTGATGATCTATGTGATTAGAATAGTTATTTGCTCCCAAGAGTTACGTCTTTATTATATACAAAATAACcgtctttttcttttgtggaagAAAAACTTTAATTGTCATTGCATAAAACACCTGTATGAAGTAAAAAATTGGTTTTGAATAACATTAGTAGAGAATATGCTCTAGAAAGCGAAGGTAACTCTATGTAAAAACTCTGGCAGCAATTTATTAGAACAGTTGCAGATGGTCAGCTGAGGCCAGCATCTAATGAGGACGAAAGCCTTGTCTGTAGGGGATTTTGGACGATGCCTGCAGAAATATTACACTGTGCATAAACCAAATTGAATCATTTTCACAAGTGTTGTAGAGATTCATACAGTCAAAGTTCTTTTCTACATGCACTTCAATTCCACAGCAAGAGTGGCATAGAATACCTAAACACAGAAGAGAGCATTCATGCAAGATATCTAACTCCTTGATATAATAATGCATACACTTCAAAATGATTACACTATCATTACTCTTTACGGCTTTCTGCAACTACAAGGTGGTGGTCATGGAGAACCCAGCCCCCAGTATCAACATCTAGAAAGCAGCTACCACCTCCTGTGTGTCTTctctttttgcattttttcttcttcatttttcttaatcaactctgctgttgctgttgcttctTAACAAAACTggtaaaaacaaaattgtaatcATTGAACATAGCACTCTGGCAATCAAGACGTTTAAAACCTTCAATCTTCTGGGGTGAAGAAAGCACTGTGCAACATTTAGAACTCTGATTAACAAACAAGGTGGTCACAAATTTTCCTGGCTTGAAGACTTTCACAACCTTCCTGATCAGGTCATCATAGGTCTGATTGAGGTTTGTTTCAAAGCTAGCATAAGAGAATTCTGGTTCTGGAGTGATGTGAATAGTCCAATAGGTTCCATCCGATTTCATTCGATTCATCGAGTAGCCACAGGGATTGAACAGTGTGGCATCAATGACAGAACCTGGTATCAGGTCACGAATTCCACTCTCACGAGTGACATCCTTTGCAGTAACACTATCTTTCATGTAGAACTGGTCCATAACTGCTGGGTCAAGCTCACTCATCAGAATTTCCAGGGTTTGATCTGGCTGATTGATTACTTGGCTCTCTGGGAAATCCAAAGTATAAAAGTACCAACAGTCAGAATTCATACTTCCACTACAATATGCTGCTCCATTTGGGAAAATTGCATTAAGAAATTCAATTTCTTCTTGGAAATTCCGGTGTGGGTACCCTTGGTGAGAAGGCTTCATGATTCTTACGAGAATAAAAGAAGCTTTGAATCGAGTCAAACCCACTGTAATCCCTAGCAAGCTTCAAGAGGGGAACCAGTGCTTTCAGTAAGAGGGTGGTACCACATCTCTTCAAAATGAAACGTCTCTTGGAGACAAACATGCTACTCTCACTGAGTACATAAGCTTCCTGCTTGTCAGTCTTCGTCACACTGATGATTGAACACTGCACATCCTTCAAAAGGGCATCCCACTCAGATCTCGGGATGGTGCGAAGATCCCCGGATCCCTGGCTTGTGTCGGGCTGCTGCCTGGAGAACCAGACCTCCAGCAGTTTCTTGGTCCCTTCGAAAAAATGTGCAGCTTCCATCACCGTGAGACGAGCGAACAACCAACAACCACAGAAAATCAACTAAATTAAATCTCTTCTCCCGCCTCTCCCGCCTCTCCCGCCGCCGCTGCGGATTGTTCCAGCTGTGTTACTAAAGTtcaggttccttttttttttttttgctatgattttatattaacttttttttaaaaaaaggactaATAAAATTCTCCCTATTTTTCTGAGGGAAAGTTGAACGTGAGTCTGTTGGAAATAGAGGCAGATACAGTTTAGTCTCTTGTAGTCCGCTGCTTTCCCGTTAGAGAGAGTTGAGCGAGCGCTAGCTAATGTCGCCAGCCATACTGTGTAAGCCCAAACTAACCGTCTTTATCTCCTTTACCTAACTGTAGTTCATAGTCCAATTTATCACACATTAGAATGATTAATCTAACATTCTATCTTTATAGTTCCATTTCCTTGGCATGTTATTTTCACCCTTTCATTTTAAaggctgtgtttttttttctaatgaagtgtgtgtgtgtgtgtgtgtgtgtgtgtgtgtgtgtgtgtgtgtgtgctagaggAAAAAGAATAGGTGGATTTCATAGTTTTAAAACAAGATGGCAGTCTGTGTTAACTGATAGAAGAATTGAAATTATTAACACCCAGAGTTGTTAATGAAAAGTATGtattattttctgtcattttgtttttataactttcaCAATTTTCTTAATGTTCCTTTGCTTATCTATTGCTGTAGTGAACATTCTTATAATGATATGGATATGGTTGTCTGTCTACAGTGTATACAAGTCCTTCACATATTTTCTGTAGCACTGTCTGAGTGGTcacaaattcttttattttttatcatataaAGTTTTCTTTATCTTGCAGTTGTGGTATAGTGATCTGAATCATCAATCTTTTAGACCTTGAAATTTATCATTTCTTGCCTTCTTGTATTTTCGATTTTTTCCTAGGAAATCTGTTAATATGCTTACTTGATACTTCTCTTTTGTGTCTTAATAATCTGTCCTTGTTCTATGTATGTGGTGTTTTCACTCTAACATAATATAGaggttttttttctgctcttgTCTAACAGTCTAAATTTCCTGTATCTTTGTCTAGATTTTGGAAATTTTATGCTGTTATTTTATTGGATCAACTCCCCATGTCTCTTATACATCTTCTTATGATCCACAAATTCAGTTTTCATGATGGTGTCCCATATACCTtacctgttgtttgtttttatctgctTATTGTTTTACCTTTATTGTCATCTGGAAGTTCTAATTTACCTCCCTTGCCTTCAATCCCTGGCATCCTTAATGGTTTCATTCTCTTAcacatatttttgtgtttatctAGATGTGTGTTTCATTTACAAAGTTACAATTCTTGAACTCTTATCAATCCTTCATTGTCTTCCTTATTTCCCTCTGTTTGAATGTTCTTTGATTGCATATAAGCATTTATTTATGTCCTCTTTGGTTTCACTAtactcttataatctttctttaTCTTAAATACTGGTATAGTTTAATCCCTAACTTTCCACCCAGATACTCAGTACACCAGGCCTGATCTCAACACCACTTGATATATAGACCAACTATAAAATTACAGTAATTATCAGCTAAGAGCAATTACCCTTTCAACtccaataaaggaaaaaagtcagCATAGTATATAATAGGATATTATGATATTAAGCACTAAGGGTCAGAGTTGAAAAAGAATAAGCTGAGTAAGTTTGGGAAATAACATAAGAAAGTTAATAGAAAGTTAATAGAGGAGGTTCAAGTAGAAGGATTAGTTGGGAAATTGCTTATGTAAATAGGTTTAAGAATATTAAAGCTATAGATGATCCTAATTAAGAAGTGTAAAAAGAGTTTATACCAAACTTGAAGATAAATCCCTACTCACTTTCActgtgctggaaggtgctatgaaTGCTTCTagggaagaaaaataatcaaaattatgaGCTACAATAACCAGTGACCTTGGCTGTATATGCCCACTTGTACAATTGAAGCTTCAatgttatggaagtaaccaacaaTTTCTAATTTGACTGCTTCATGAGACAGGACTAATACTGGGTATTGACACCAGTTAATAGACAGGAGATGGGCCCCAGGGGAAAACCTACTATTATTCTCTTGAATAGGTCTAGGGTGAAATTGACCAATGAATATATAACTTTACACCCACAGTTAAGTACATCTTTCCACCTTTATCAGAGAACCTCTTTCCACAGTTGTCTGTGATtaatacagagaaacaatgtGTCACcttgcagagaataagagactatggAGTTCTCAACCATAAATGAGACATTTATATAACAgcttgaccccccccccaatgtcTCAAGGAATAGTATGGAAGACAAAGCAGAAATACTGtatgctggctaattttatgtcaggTTGATACAGCCTCCATAAGGTcaagctgtaggcaagtctgtagaatatttttttaattaataatttctgTAGGAAGGGACATCCCTGAGCTGATGGTACTACATTGATAAGAAAACAGGCTGCTGAGTAAGTCCTGGGGGCAATCCattaagcagcatccctccatggcctctgcttgaactcctgcctctaggtccctgccctgtttaagttcctgttcTAAtgtcctttgatgatgaacagtgataggaaagtgtaagccaaataaactttttcctccacaacttgcttttattaatggtgtttcatcccaacaatagaaaccctaactagtaaagattataaaaatgatagtgtgtattttctgtaaaaaaaaacaaaaaaacaaaaaacaaaaaaaacaaaaaaaacattgcttTCTGGAAATGAGGGGGCTGATagacatatgaactcacagcatacACAAGATCAAGTTAGACAGACATCTTAGCATGGATGGGGACAGCAGTCATACATAGCTCCTCTTCTCTAGCTTAGGAACTATTGTCAATTTATTGCCACTAGGAGAGTGAGAGTCGATTTTCTCCAGTAATGTACTCCTTGAGAGATGATCCCAGCTCCAGTAGATAGATCTATACCCAGGCAAAACTAAATAGACGCtgaatcagaaaagaagaaagaaagaaagaaagaaagaaagaaagaaagaaagaaagggaaaaaagaatgagaaatgcATGAAGTTTGGAGGGAAAATGGTGGGAAGGGGATAGAACTCTGGGGGAAGGGAGTAAAATGGTGAATTTGATCCTAACATATGTGTACATGgacttattttaattaattaattagttagttaattaattttatatcctcacagaagtttcccctccctcctctcttcccagtccctcccccaccactcCTCCGTCTCCCACCACATAGACCCctcatctgtttctctttaggaaatGGCAGGCCTCTCATGAGTATGgacaaaacatggtatatcaagctACAgctaagactaagcacctcctcatGTATTAAGACTGGGTGAGGTGACCCAGTTTGAGGAGTAGGGTCCTAAAAGCCTGttaaaggagtcagagacagcttcTGTTCCCACTGgtaagagtcccacaagaagaccaagctacagaACTGTCAGAAATGTGAAGACAGCCTAGGTAAGTCCCACAGAGGCTCCCAGGTTATCTGCTCAGTCTCTGGCAGCacctatgaacccaggttagttgattctgttggTGTTCTTGTGAAGTCATTGGCTCCTCTGGCTCCtgcatcccttcctccctctcttcatcggGACTCTCCAAACTTGGCCCAATGCTTGACTGTGGGAATGAAActgtgtttccatcagttgctgaatgtaGCCTTTCTGATAactattgggctaggcaccaatctatgagtatagcacaaTATTGTTAGGTATCATTATGTTATAATTCTCATAccagtgacttaacagcacaccttaaatatctagaacaaaaagaagcagacacacccaagaggagtagatggcagtaAATAATataactcagggctgaaatcaataaaatagaagcaaagagaacaatacaaagaatcaatgaaacagagttggtttcttgagaagatcaacaagatagacaaacccttatccaaactaaaccagaaggcaaagagagaatacccaaattaacaaaatcagaaacaaaaagatgcaTGGACTCCTTAAACAATAGTAAAGAGGGAAGGAGATTAGAAGAGAGAATTGGGAAATGAAGAAGGAATTAGGGGGAAGCTTATGGGTTATTGGTAAGAGGAATAATATAAAAAACACAactgaagaaatacagaaaagatgAAACAATCATATAACTCAACTGGGTAACATAAAAACTCTATCTTTGTAAGCTGTTAATAACAAATTTGGCTGTAAAGCCACAAATTAACCAATGCAGTGATAACAGGGAACTTCAGTGCATCACTGTGACCAATACTCAGGCCATCCAGACAAAATCTAAATGGAGAAACATTGGAATTAAATAATATCACACATCAAATGTTATACACTGATATAACATTCCACACAAACATTAAAGAATTACACTCTTTTACGCAGCCCAtggaatttttcttaaaattaggaAACAAATATTAGGAAACAAAATAATCTCATGAAGTATAGGAAAATTAATAATATCCTATATTCCATTTACCCACTATGGAATAGAACTAGATATCAATAGGAATAGGAACTATAGAAGGCACACAAGCTCATAACATTTAAACAAATACTCTTAAGTTAGTATGTGTCACGAAAGGaatcaagaagaaaaaatttaaaatcttagaACTGAATCAAAATGAAAGCACAATTTATCAAAACCTATGGGACACGGTGAAGTCCATTCTAAGTGGACAGTGGACAGCacttaaagttttaattaaaaaaattgacaTACCTTATGCCAATAATTTTAATGATGAACCTGAGATCCTTGGAAAAACTAAACACAGCAAATACTTGGGATAAAAAAGTTCAAGCATAGAGGGATGTGAAAGTGTGAGAGAAATAATTTGATGTCAGGGAGGGATAACCAAAAAAGGTTGTCTACAAAGCCATATAGAAGCTTACTATCTCACTATCATGTAAAATACACAGTTGAAGGGATAGTAGAACATTTGATATATGAAAGGAGATGTAGGAAATACTGGGGGTTGCTGTTTAAGCAAGGATGGGCACTATGGGTGGAGAGGAGATATGAATGGGCTAACATAAACTTAGTACATAGAAAAGACTCTGAAAAACATTATTTAGCAAAGTAATTTCAAACTGAGTTTGAAAATGAGTTCGAACAGATTATCTTTCATGGGTGAAAAATGTTGTCCCCAAAAGATGtggtattaaataaaaattgaagggCAAGGCATAATATACCTTCTGACAGGATATTGGTTAGGAAGGCCCcgaggatacccaaaacaacacaggctacTGCCATTGCCCTTTATTATTATCTATAACTACAAGGTAAGACCCCACTGCAAGATCCCACTCATCAAACGATTTAACTTGTGAAAATGCAAGCTTATTTGAAATGCTAGAGTTCTTATTAAGGAAAAAACTGAAGGGGTTTCCTGCCTCTTGAAAGCAACTATCTAGGCAAGTTTTTCCTCGAAGTCCACTCAGAGAAGCTGATGTAGTCATGGTTTAGGAGAGCAAGACAGTATCTCAAACTGGCAGTCAAATTAGCTGCAATCACCAAGTTCTATTTTTACAGGCATGCAAAATGTAAGGTTGAGGGAATATGAAAGAGCAGCTAAGGTCACACAATGCATGGGAAGGTCAGAGTCCATGCAAAGCAACCATGAAAGCTCCATTGCATGGAGCTATGAAAATGAAGCCACTTGCAATGGAGACTCGGGGATGTCATCAATGCTAGAACCATGGGACATTTGCCAAAGAAAGCTGACTGCTTGGAGTGGAACCACTTCTTTATACTAAAATCAGCATAGTTGGAGGGATGGCAATAATCCCGTTGAAGCCCAGATGATCCTATCCTGAGTCTCAAAGGCTAGACATGGAGCACCATAATTTAGTGTATGTCATGCTAGGTTGCAATCTTGCTTTGCTTTGGTCTGATCAGTCCTTTCTATGTGTCAATTCTTCCTGTTTAGAATAAGAATATCTACTCTGTGTAATTATATGCTTAAAGTATGtaacttttttaattttaaaggaacCCATAATTAAGAGATTTGCTTTGACTCTGAGATGAGACTTGGACTTTGTACTTTCAAACAGTGTTGGATTTTTGCAAATTATGGatacttttgaagttggactaaactTACCTTGCATTATGAAAAGATTATGAACCTAGGGTAGAAGAAGATAATGGCTTAGAAGTGTTTATTCACTGTTAAGGGCAGTCCCCACACTCTAAAGTAAATGTCTcacaaaaatgaactcaatggcatctttgggaATTCTTTATCTCATAATGTTTTGTTGGGGCAGTTTTTAAAAaccttacaggtcctttgcatatatgttatggcttccagtttttgTGTCTTTATTGGATTCctatgtgtacaaatgtgtatgtctcttcattaatatatatttcttgtactttttctttccttctttttcttccggttgtttgctttgttctttttctgtttgtttttgttttatcttattattattcttCAAATTCCTGGTTTTTTTTctatagaaagacagaaaaggtgtggatgtagagggagggaaaatgggGAAAATCTTCATGGAATTGGGGAAGGGAAACTatattcagaatatattatgtgaaaaaaatctattttcaacaaaagaaaaatagatgaaaatataaaaaaaactaaaagtgtTTTGGGTGCTAAATTATCAAGGGGTGAAGTTATAGAGGTGATTGTTGATTGTTGTTTTGTCAGGATCTCAAACACCTTGAAGATAAGCTTTTGGCCAAGATTAAGACTGAAAGTGATTATTTAGACTAGGTTAGCCTCCGGCCTTGCCTATGAGGAAGTGCCTTGATTAGGTTAATGTGAAAAGAACCACCCTAAAAATGGTGTTGCTTTTTCTTAGGCTTGGGTTATGTACTTAGTGTAAAGGAGAAAACTAGCTGTAAACAAGAGATCCAttgttctctgtttcctgactgaggATGCAAtgtctcaagctcctgctgccaggaCTATATCTCTAAGCCAATATAAAAcctttctctttttagttttttctatCAGTGTTAAAGATTGATCCAGGTGACATGAAAATGAGAGAGGGTAAAATAGACCTTAACAGAAACAGATGGTACTGTACTGCTATGAGGGATGAGAAACCTTCCCATGGAATTGAAGGTTGTATTTTGTGGTACTGGGAGAG
The DNA window shown above is from Cricetulus griseus strain 17A/GY chromosome 3, alternate assembly CriGri-PICRH-1.0, whole genome shotgun sequence and carries:
- the LOC100769515 gene encoding LOW QUALITY PROTEIN: S-adenosylmethionine decarboxylase proenzyme (The sequence of the model RefSeq protein was modified relative to this genomic sequence to represent the inferred CDS: inserted 2 bases in 1 codon); this translates as MEAAHFFEGTKKLLEVWFSRQQPDTSQGSGDLRTIPRSEWDALLKDVQCSIISVTKTDKQEAYVLSESSMFVSKRRFILKRCGTTLLLKALVPLLKLARDYSGFDSIQSFFYSRKNXMKPSHQGYPHRNFQEEIEFLNAIFPNGAAYCSGSMNSDCWYFYTLDFPESQVINQPDQTLEILMSELDPAVMDQFYMKDSVTAKDVTRESGIRDLIPGSVIDATLFNPCGYSMNRMKSDGTYWTIHITPEPEFSYASFETNLNQTYDDLIRKVVKVFKPGKFVTTLFVNQSSKCCTVLSSPQKIEGFKRLDCQSAMFNDYNFVFTSFVKKQQQQQS